One Tetrapisispora phaffii CBS 4417 chromosome 3, complete genome DNA segment encodes these proteins:
- the GDI1 gene encoding Gdi1p (similar to Saccharomyces cerevisiae GDI1 (YER136W); ancestral locus Anc_8.175), with protein MSQSDLDTDYDVIILGTGLTECILSGLLSVDGKKILHIDRQDHYGGEAASASLSQLFNKFKQKPMSDADREAKFGKDRDWNVDLIPKFLMANGELTNILVHTNVTSYLDFKQVSGSYVFKNGKIYKVPSNEMEAITSPLMGIFEKRRMKKFLEWISNYNDDDNSTHQGLDLDKNTMDEVFYKFGLGNATKEFIGHAMALWTNDDYIQEPARPTFERILLYCKSVAKYGKSPYLYPMYGLGELPQGFARLSAIYGGTYMLDTPIEEIMYTADDKFKSIKTKLGEFRAPVVIADPTYFPEKCKSTGKRVIRAICILEHSVPGTGDADSLQIIIPQSQVGRSNDIYIAVVSDSHNVCSKGRYIAIISTIVETDKPHIELEPALKLLGPIAEKFMGIAELFEPKEDGFKDNIFLSKSYDASSHFETTTDDVKDIYFRVTGHPLMLKTRELQE; from the coding sequence ATGAGCCAAAGTGATTTGGATACAGATTAcgatgttattattttgggTACTGGTTTAACCGAGTGCATATTATCCGGTTTGTTATCTGTGGATGGTAAAAAGATTTTACATATTGATAGACAAGATCATTATGGTGGTGAAGCAGCCTCTGCAAGTCTCTCccaattattcaataaatttaaacaaaaaCCAATGTCAGATGCTGACAGGGAAGCTAAATTTGGAAAAGACAGAGATTGGAATGTTGATTTAATTCCAAAGTTTTTAATGGCAAATGGTGAATTGACGAATATTCTGGTGCATACTAACGTAACAAGCTATTTAGATTTCAAGCAAGTTTCAGGATCCtatgtttttaaaaatggtaaAATTTACAAAGTTCCAAGCAATGAAATGGAAGCAATTACTTCCCCTTTGATGGGGatctttgaaaaaagaaggatgaagaaatttttagaaTGGATTAGTAATTACAATGACGATGATAATTCAACACACCAAGGGTTAGATTTggataaaaatacaatggATGAAGTTTTCTACAAATTTGGATTAGGAAATGCAACTAAAGAATTTATAGGGCATGCAATGGCATTGTGGACTAATGACGATTATATCCAAGAGCCAGCAAGACCAACATTTGAGagaatattattgtatTGCAAAAGTGTTGCTAAATATGGTAAGTCTCCATATTTGTATCCAATGTACGGTTTAGGAGAACTTCCACAAGGTTTTGCCAGACTATCAGCTATTTATGGTGGTACTTATATGCTAGATACCccaattgaagaaattatgTATACTGCTGAtgataaattcaaaagcaTTAAGACAAAGTTAGGTGAATTCAGAGCACCAGTAGTTATCGCTGATCCGACTTATTTCCCAGAAAAATGTAAATCAACTGGAAAAAGGGTTATAAGAGCTATTTGTATATTGGAACATTCAGTTCCAGGCACGGGTGATGCTGACTCTCTACAAATCATAATTCCACAATCTCAAGTTGGTAGATCAAATGACATTTACATTGCTGTAGTCTCTGATTCTCATAATGTCTGTAGTAAAGGACGTTATATTGCCATTATTTCTACTATTGTTGAAACAGATAAACCGCATATAGAACTAGAACCTgcattgaaattattaggCCCAATTGCAGAAAAATTTATGGGAATTGCAGAATTGTTTGAACCGAAAGAAGACGGATTTAAAGACAATATCTTTTTATCCAAATCTTATGATGCATCTTCTCATTTTGAAACTACCACAGATGACGTTAAGGATATCTATTTTAGGGTTACAGGTCATCCCTTAATGTTGAAAACTAGAGAACTTCAAGAATGA
- the LSM2 gene encoding Sm-like protein LSM2 (similar to Saccharomyces cerevisiae LSM2 (YBL026W); ancestral locus Anc_8.174): MLFFSFFKTLVDQEVTVELKNDIELKGTLKSVDQFLNLKLDNISCNDKTKYPHLTSVRNIFIRGSNVRYVYLQKNMVDTNLLQDAARREAMSDKR, from the exons atgttatttttttcctttttcaAAACTCTTGTGGACCAAGAAGTCACCGTTGAA TTAAAGAATgatattgaattgaaaGGTACATTGAAATCAGTTGaccaatttttaaatttgaaattagataatatatCATGTAATGACAAGACAAAATATCCACATTTGACATCCGTAAGGAACATTTTCATAAGAGGATCTAATGTAagatatgtatatttacaaaagaaCATGGTTGACactaatttattacaaGATGCAGCAAGAAGAGAAGCAATGAGTGACAAACGTTAA
- the RRN10 gene encoding Rrn10p (similar to Saccharomyces cerevisiae RRN10 (YBL025W); ancestral locus Anc_8.172), which translates to MDRNVYEACSDLIKRYKSYTAGPDEVLAEKLDHLVPIPFLTREELEKVASNDRDQGLYTGELIPSIDLRVLHYYATQLCLKKYPHLLNKFDDSSLISLGLLVEKWVKDFLVARQDRTKINPGVSQMLSKIVNYEEDPANI; encoded by the coding sequence ATGGATCGCAACGTCTATGAAGCTTGTAGTGATCTGataaaaagatataaatcGTATACTGCTGGACCAGATGAAGTCTTAGCTGAAAAATTAGATCATCTTGTACCCATTCCTTTTCTTACCAGGGAAGAATTGGAAAAAGTTGCTAGTAATGATAGGGACCAAGGTTTATATACAGGTGAATTGATTCCTTCTATCGATTTGAGAGTTCTGCATTATTATGCAACGCAATTatgtttgaaaaaatatcctcatttattaaataaattcgATGATTCAAGTTTGATCTCATTAGGTTTGTTAGTCGAAAAATGGGTGAAAGATTTTTTAGTTGCAAGACAAGATAGAACTAAAATTAATCCAGGAGTCTCACAAATGTTATCGAAGATTGTTAACTACGAAGAAGATCCAGccaatatataa
- the TPHA0C02870 gene encoding uncharacterized protein (similar to Saccharomyces cerevisiae NCL1 (YBL024W); ancestral locus Anc_8.171), with translation MARKKNFRGKQKTFGARDDSNAQKNWSELVRDNEQWGLYYKKLNIIPEDQWEEFKKACQAPLPLTFRVTGSRNHAQEVLQLFKERHLPNLTDVEFEGEKIKSPMELPWYPNHLAWQLDVPKTVIRKHEQFAKTQRFLVVETAVGNISRQEAVSMIPPILLEVESNHTVLDMCAAPGSKTAQLIEALHTNEDEPTGIVVANDADARRSHMLVHQLKRLNSANLMVVNHDAQFFPRIALHENTTDSNDFLKFDRILCDVPCSGDGTMRKNVNVWRDWTSQGGLGLHNIQLNILNRGLHLLKPKGRLVYSTCSMNPIENEAVIAAALRKWGSKIRVINCDEKLPGLVRSKGIDSWPVFNRDMEIRQKGDQGVSNTWFPPSEEEKSQFNLQNCIRVYPHQQNTGAFFITVIEKLEEFDVVPPKSEEPALKKVKRSTEEELEKKEKLPRDANEEPFVFIDPEHATLKNCWKFYGIDDKFDKRTCLVRNATGEPTRVIYTVSPFLRDIVQANGDILKIIYSGVKLFVSQRSDIECAWRIQSEALPIMKHHMNSDRVVPANMPLLKHLLMESFPSFDDISAKKLDDEYVSRMDKLSSGCCFIEIEREGEDKESLFLPVWKGNKCMNLMVCKEDAHELLYRLFGVETKSSDNPKAKAQAERLAKINAEKAAAAKAEKSTSDN, from the coding sequence ATGGCtagaaaaaagaattttagAGGTAAGCAAAAAACATTTGGTGCTCGTGATGATTCAAATGCACAAAAGAACTGGTCTGAATTAGTTAGAGATAACGAACAGTGGGGactatattataaaaaacTGAATATAATACCTGAAGATCAATGGGAGGAGTTTAAGAAAGCTTGTCAAGCTCCATTGCCTTTAACTTTCAGAGTCACTGGTTCTAGAAACCATGCTCAAGAGGTTTTACAATTGTTTAAAGAAAGACATTTACCAAACTTAACTGATGTAGAATTTGAAGGCGAAAAAATTAAGTCTCCAATGGAACTACCATGGTATCCAAACCATTTGGCTTGGCAATTAGATGTTCCAAAGACTGTAATCAGAAAACATGAACAGTTTGCTAAAACTCAAAGATTTTTGGTTGTTGAGACAGCAGTAGGTAATATCTCTAGACAAGAGGCTGTTTCAATGATCCCACCTATCCTTTTAGAAGTTGAATCAAACCACACTGTTTTGGATATGTGTGCTGCTCCAGGTTCCAAAACTGCACAATTAATCGAAGCTTTACACACAAACGAAGATGAGCCAACTGGTATCGTTGTTGCTAATGATGCAGATGCCAGAAGATCGCATATGTTGGTTCATCAATTGAAGAGACTGAACAGTGCAAACTTAATGGTGGTTAACCATGATGCTCAATTTTTCCCAAGAATTGCATTACATGAAAATACTACTGATAGTAACgatttcttaaaatttgaCAGAATTTTATGTGATGTTCCATGTTCCGGTGATGGTACAATGAGAAAAAATGTTAATGTTTGGAGAGATTGGACCAGTCAAGGAGGATTAGGTCTCCACAACATCCAATTGAACATTTTAAACAGAGGTTTACATTTACTAAAACCAAAAGGTAGATTAGTATATTCTACCTGCTCTATGAACCcgattgaaaatgaagcTGTCATTGCTGCTGCTTTAAGAAAATGGGGTTCAAAGATTAGAGTCATTAACTGTGATGAAAAGCTACCAGGTTTAGTCAGATCAAAAGGTATTGACTCATGGCCAGTCTTTAATAGAGATATGGAGATAAGACAAAAAGGTGATCAAGGAGTTTCAAATACATGGTTTCCACCATCTGAGGAGGAAAAATCTCAATTTAATTTGCAAAATTGTATAAGAGTGTATCCACATCAACAAAATACCGGTGctttttttattactgttattgaaaaattagaagaatttgATGTTGTACCTCCTAAATCCGAGGAACCAGCTCTTAAAAAGGTTAAACGTTCTACTGAAGAGGAActtgaaaagaaagaaaaattacCTCGTGATGCTAATGAAGAACcatttgtatttattgatCCAGAACATGcaactttaaaaaattgttgGAAATTCTATGGtattgatgataaatttgACAAGAGAACGTGTTTGGTACGTAACGCAACTGGTGAACCTACTAGAGTTATATACACAGTAAGTCCATTTTTAAGAGATATTGTTCAAGCCAATGGTGACATactaaaaattatttactctggtgttaaattatttgtttctCAAAGAAGTGACATAGAGTGTGCATGGAGAATACAAAGTGAAGCTTTGCCAATAATGAAACATCACATGAACTCTGACAGAGTCGTGCCAGCCAATATGCCTTTGTTGAAGCATTTATTAATGGAATCCTTCCCAAGTTTTGATGATATTTCCGCAAAAAAACTTGACGATGAATACGTTAGCAGAATGGATAAATTAAGTTCAGGATGTTGCttcattgaaattgaaagagAAGGTGAAGATAAGGAAAGTTTATTCTTACCTGTGTGGAAGGGTAATAAGTGTATGAATTTAATGGTTTGTAAAGAAGATGCGCATGAATTATTATACAGATTATTTGGTGTCGAGACAAAATCTAGTGATAATCCAAAAGCAAAGGCTCAAGCCGAAAGATTAGCAAAAATCAATGCTGAGAAGGCTGCTGCAGCTAAAGCTGAAAAGTCTACTTCTGacaattga
- the FUS3 gene encoding mitogen-activated serine/threonine-protein kinase FUS3 (similar to Saccharomyces cerevisiae FUS3 (YBL016W); ancestral locus Anc_8.162), with translation MGKKIVFNISSEFQLKSLLGEGAYGIVCSATHKPTGETVAIKKIEPFDKPLFALRTLREIKLLKHFQHENIISLFDLQKPDSFENFNEVYIIQELMQTDLHRVISTQQLSDDHLQYFIYQTLRAVKILHSCNVIHRDLKPSNLLINSNCDLKVCDLGLARIGKDNDSDGDEQDTSAMTEYVATRWYRAPEVMLTAAKYTKAMDIWSCGCILAELFLKRPIFPGKDYRHQLMLIFGFVGTPDEEGLQCIESQRARQYIASLPSYDPVNVEEVFKGVNPLGIDLLQKMLVFDPAKRITAEEALNHPYLDVYHDPNDEPDGEPIPLNFFEFDKYKSTLTTKDLKNLLWQEIFSS, from the coding sequence ATGGGTAAAAAAATAGTCTTCAATATATCAAGtgaatttcaattaaaatcgCTTTTAGGAGAAGGTGCGTATGGCATTGTATGTTCTGCCACCCATAAACCCACTGGTGAAACAGTGGCAATAAAGAAGATTGAGCCATTTGATAAGCCATTATTTGCATTAAGAACATTAAGAGAAATCAAATTGTTGAAACACTTCCAGcatgaaaatattatatcgCTTTTTGATCTTCAAAAACCTGATTCATTCGAGAACTTTAATGAGGTTTACATCATTCAAGAACTCATGCAAACTGACCTACATCGTGTTATCTCTACACAACAACTATCCGATGACCATTTACAAtactttatatatcaaaCTTTAAGAGCAGTAAAAATTTTGCATAGTTGTAATGTAATTCACAGGGATTTGAAACcttctaatttattaataaattctaATTGTGATTTGAAAGTATGTGATTTAGGATTAGCTAGAATAGGAAAGGACAACGATTCGGATGGTGATGAACAAGATACCAGTGCGATGACTGAATATGTAGCCACGAGATGGTACAGAGCACCTGAAGTCATGTTAACGGCAGCTAAATACACCAAAGCCATGGACATATGGTCATGTGGATGTATCTTAGCTGAATTATTTCTAAAGAGACCAATTTTTCCCGGTAAAGATTACAGGCATCAACTTATGTTAATATTTGGATTTGTCGGAACACCCGATGAAGAAGGTTTACAATGCATAGAGAGTCAAAGAGCAAGGCAGTACATCGCATCATTACCATCTTACGATCCAGTGAACGTTGAAGAAGTTTTCAAAGGAGTGAACCCATTAggtattgatttattacaaaaaatgtTAGTATTCGACCCAGCCAAGAGAATAACAGCTGAAGAAGCATTAAATCATCCATATCTAGATGTCTACCATGATCCTAACGATGAACCGGATGGTGAACCTATACCCCTTAACTTCTTTGAATTCGACAAGTATAAAAGTACGTTAACTACAAAGGATCTTAAAAACTTATTATGGCAAGAAATTTTCTCTTCTTAA
- the ACH1 gene encoding acetyl-CoA hydrolase (similar to Saccharomyces cerevisiae ACH1 (YBL015W); ancestral locus Anc_8.161), with product MSVSQLLKQRVRYLPYLDKVKTADELIPLFKNGMYIGWSGFTGVGAPKAVPEALSDHVEKNNLQGKLRFNLFVGASAGPEEFRWADNDMIIKRAPHQVGKPISKAINDGRMLFFDKHLSMFPQDLTYGFYSRDRSDGKILDYSIVEATAIKEDGSIVPGPAVGGSPEFLSVSDKIIIEVNTKTPSFEGIHDIDMPVLPPYRKPYPYCKVDEKSGVNSIPVDPKRVVAIVETHKTDKVPPNTPSDDMSRAIAGYLVEFFRNEVKHGRLPENLLPLQSGIGNVANAVIEGLADANFKHLNVWTEVLQDSFLDLFQNGTLDYATATSIRLTEDGFNRVFNDWDNFMTKMCLRSQVVSNNPEIIRRLGVIAMNTPVEVDIYAHANSTNVNGSRMLNGLGGSADFLRNAKLSIMHAPSARPTKTDPTGISTIVPMASHVDQTEHDLDILVTDQGLADLRGLAPRERAREIIDNCAHPDYRDLLHDYLQRSEHYAAKHSCLHEPHMLKNALKFHINLSEKGTMKVDSWDPVD from the coding sequence ATGTCAGTTTCTCAATTATTAAAGCAAAGAGTGAGATACTTACCTTATTTAGATAAAGTTAAAACTGCTGATGAGTTAATCCCATTGTTTAAAAATGGTATGTATATAGGTTGGTCAGGTTTTACAGGTGTAGGTGCTCCGAAAGCTGTCCCTGAAGCTTTGTCTGATCACGTCGAGAAAAATAACCTTCAAGGTAAGTTGagattcaatttatttgttgGTGCTTCGGCAGGTCCAGAGGAATTCCGTTGGGCTGATAATGATATGATAATTAAAAGAGCTCCACATCAAGTTGGCAAACCGATTTCAAAAGCTATTAATGACGGTAGAATGCTTTTCTTCGATAAACATTTATCAATGTTCCCACAGGATTTGACTTATGGTTTCTACTCAAGAGATAGATCTGATGGTAAAATTCTAGATTACTCTATTGTTGAGGCTACTGCCATTAAAGAGGATGGGTCAATTGTTCCCGGCCCTGCTGTTGGTGGTTCTCCTGAGTTTTTAAGTGTTAgtgataaaattattattgaagttAATACAAAGACTCCATCTTTTGAAGGTATTCATGATATTGACATGCCTGTATTACCACCATATAGGAAACCTTACCCATACTGTAAAGTAGATGAAAAATCAGGTGTAAATTCAATTCCAGTGGATCCAAAGAGAGTCGTTGCCATTGTAGAAACACATAAAACTGATAAAGTTCCACCCAACACACCTTCTGATGATATGTCCAGAGCCATCGCTGGTTACTTGGTTGAATTCTTCAGAAATGAAGTTAAACATGGTAGATTACcagaaaatttattacctTTGCAATCAGGCATCGGTAATGTTGCAAATGCTGTAATCGAAGGGTTAGCTGATGCAAACTTCAAGCACCTAAACGTTTGGACAGAAGTCTTACAAGATTCTTTCCTAGATTTATTCCAAAATGGTACTTTAGATTATGCCACTGCAACTTCCATCAGACTAACAGAAGACGGGTTTAACAGAGTATTCAATGATTGGGATAATTTCATGACAAAAATGTGTTTAAGATCTCAAGTAGTCTCTAACAATCCAGAAATTATCCGTCGTTTAGGTGTGATTGCAATGAACACTCCCGTTGAAGTCGATATATATGCTCATGCTAACTCTACGAACGTCAATGGTTCTCGTATGCTAAACGGTTTAGGTGGATCTGCTGACTTTTTAAGAAATGCAAAATTATCCATCATGCATGCACCTTCTGCTAGACCAACTAAAACCGACCCCACTGGTATATCAACGATTGTTCCAATGGCATCACATGTTGACCAAACAGAACATGACTTAGATATTTTAGTAACTGATCAAGGATTGGCCGATTTAAGAGGACTAGCTCCAAGAGAAAGAGCCCGtgaaattattgataattgtGCACATCCAGATTACAGAGATTTATTACATGACTACTTACAAAGATCAGAACATTACGCGGCTAAGCACAGCTGCTTACATGAACCTCACATGTTGAAAAATGCCTTAAAATTCCATATCAATTTATCTGAGAAAGGTACTATGAAAGTTGATTCATGGGATCCGGTTGATTAA